In Canis lupus baileyi chromosome X, mCanLup2.hap1, whole genome shotgun sequence, one DNA window encodes the following:
- the WDR13 gene encoding WD repeat-containing protein 13 isoform X2 — MEDFEDDPRALGARGHRRSVSRGSYQLQAQMNRAVYEDRPPGSVVPTSVAEASRAMAGDTSLSENYAFAGMYHVFDQHVDEAVPRVRFANDDRHRLACCSLDGSISLCQLVPAPPTVLRVLRGHTRGVSDFAWSLSNDILVSTSLDATMRIWASEDGRCIREIPDPDSAELLCCTFQPVNNNLTVVGNAKQNVHVMNISTGKKVKGGSSKLTGRVLALSFDAPGRLLWAGDDRGSVFSFLFDMATGKLTKAKRLVVHEGSPVTSISARSWVSREARDPSLLINACLNKLLLYRVVDNEGTLQLKRSFPIEQSSHPVRSIFCPLMSFRQGACVVTGSEDMCVHFFDVERAAKAAVNKLQGHSAPVLDVSFNCDESLLASSDASGMVIVWRREQK; from the exons GCCACCTGGCAGCGTGGTACCCACATCAGTAGCAGAAGCAAGTCGAGCCATGGCTGGGGACACATCGCTGAGCGAGAACTATGCCTTTGCAGGCATGTACCATGTTTTCGACCAGCACGTGGATGAGGCAG TCCCAAGGGTGCGCTTCGCCAATGATGACCGGCACCGCCTGGCCTGCTGCTCACTCGACGGCAGCATCTCTCTGTGCCAGCTGGTGCCTGCCCCGCCCACCGTTCTCCGTGTCCTGCGGGGCCATACCCGCGGTGTCTCCGACTTCGCCTGGTCCCTCTCCAATGACATCCTCGTGTCCACCTCGCTTGATGCTACCATGCGCATCTGGGCCTCTGAGGATGGCCGCTGCATCCGGGAGATTCCTGACCCAGACAGTGCCGAATTGCTCTGCTGCACCTTCCAGCCAGTCAACAACAACCTCACTGTG GTGGGGAATGCCAAGCAGAACGTGCATGTCATGAACATCTCCACAGGCAAGAAAGTGAAGGGTGGCTCCAGCAAGCTGACAGGCCGGGTCCTTGCTCTGTCCTTTGACGCCCCTGGCCGGCTGCTCTGGGCAGGCGATGACCGTGGCAgtgttttctccttcctcttcgaCATGGCCACAG GAAAACTGACTAAAGCCAAGCGTCTGGTGGTGCATGAGGGTAGCCCTGTGACCAGCATCTCTGCCCGCTCCTGGGTCAGCCGCGAGGCCCGGGACCCCTCGCTGCTCATCAATGCTTGCCTCAACAAGCTGCTGCTCTACAG GGTGGTGGACAACGAGGGGACCCTGCAGCTGAAGAGAagcttccccattgagcagagctCACACCCTGTGCGCAGCATCTTCTGCCCCCTCATGTCCTTCCGCCAAGGGGCCTGTGTGG TGACCGGCAGCGAGGACATGTGCGTGCATTTCTTCGATGTGGAGCGAGCAGCCAAGGCTGCCGTCAACAAGCTGCAGGGCCACAGTGCGCCTGTGCTGGATGTCAGCTTCAACTGTGATGAGAGCCTGCTGGCTTCCAGTGACGCCAGCGGCATGGTCATCGTCTGGAGGCGGGAGCAGAAGTAG